In Methanobrevibacter sp., the genomic stretch TTCTGGAGGTGCATTTAAATTATTGGATTATAATGTTCATTTTTCAAAACCGGTTTCATTTTTGAATAATTAAATTTTAATTAATGGGAACATAAATTTGAGATCTTGCTAAAAAAATCAATAAGGATGTCAGTAATATTCAGCCAAAAGTTAAAAAATTGGAAGAGTACGGATTTATTAAATTCAAAGAAGGTATTAAAAATAGTAAAATACCTTATTTGGCCTTTGATGAGATTAATTTGGAAATTTAAATGAAATAATGGTTATTTTTGAGCAATAACTACCAAAATATAATCATTTTTCTTAACTTGACTTTTCACCTTTTTAAAACCTGCATCAAGAAGGTATTTCTCAAGTTCGGGTGCAGTGTATAGATGCATTCCTTCAACACTGCTTAACCATTTTTCATCATCAGGGTGGTTGCCGTCAGTTCCCTGTGCAATCATGAACTGTCCGTCAGGTTTTATAATCCTTGAAACCTCTTTAAATGTCTCTTTAATATCTGGCCAGAAATAGACGGTTTCAAATGCTGAGACAATGTCATAGCTTTCATCTTCAATAGGCATACTGCTTACATCAGCATGCATCACTTCACATCTTCCCTCATCCACGGCCTTTTGATTTCTTTTGATTGACTCGGCCACTGAAACTTCCGAATAGTCAAGGCCGTCGACATTGCCTGAAGTCAGTTTCAAAAATTTTTCAATATTCACTCCTCCTCCGCAGCCGATATCAAGTATTTTATCACCGCTGTCAACTTGAATTAAACTGAATGCAAATTTAGAAATCTCCTTGTGGTTTTCATTCATGTTTTCGATTGTTTCTATTCCCTCTTCGCCGTGGGGCTTCATGCATTGGGTTATCTTTTCTGCTACCATATCAAAACCTTTAATATTTTTTAAGTATAATATGATATTGGTGATTAAATGGATAATAAAATTATCGCAATTATAATAGCAATTATTGTTATTGCCGTTGGGGCGTATCTTGTATTGGGTGCCGGCGGTGAGGAAGTAACAATCGGTTACTTGCCGTCTGACCATGATGCAGCACTCTTTGTTGCTGATGCTCAGGGTCAGTATGAGGCAAATGGAATCCACACTAAGCTGGTTCAGTTCAACAACGGTGGGGACTTGATGACTGCAATGGCAAGTGGAGATGTTGATGTTGGTTATGTTGGAATCACTCCGGTTTTATCATCAATTGCCAAAGGGGTTCCTGTAAAAGTAATTTCAGCAGCTCAGACTGAAGGATCAGGAATTGTGGTTGCAAAAGATTCCGGAATTGATGATGTATCAGACCTTGAAGGCAAAAAGATAGCAACACCTGGTGAAGCTTCAATTCAGCACATGCTTTTGACATATTATCTTGAGCAGAACGGAATGTCAATCAGCGATTTGAAGGTTTCGGCCATGAAAGTGCCTTCTATGAATGATGCTTTAAAAACCGGCAAGATTGACGGTATGATTACATTCGAGCCTTATGTCTCAATTGCTGAGAAGAATGGGGCCAAGGTTTTGGCAGGCTCTCAGGACATTTTACCTGACCATCCATGCTGTGTGGTTGTTGCATCAGACAAGTTTATTGAAACTCATCCTAATGAGACCCAAAAGATTTTGGAAATTCATGAAAACGCAACTGATTTCATCAACAACAATACTGATGAGGCAGCAGGAATGCTTCCAAGTGATATTGTAAGTGATGTTGAGGTTGAAAAAGTATCCATGTCCAGTTTCCCATTCATTTCAGGTTTAAATGAAAGCTATAAACAGGACGTTATGGACTTTATGAATTTGGAAGTCGATTTAGGTATTTTGAAAAAACCTATTAGTGAAGAAGATATTTTCTGGCAAGGTAGTTAAATTTAACTACCATTCTTTTTTTTACCGCAACTTTAATAATATTTAAATACTATAATAATTAATATAACATATGTTATTGCAATATAACAATTGTGATAAACAATAATAGGAGGATAATGTAATGTGTGAAATATTTTGTTTTAATTCTAATACGCCTAAACAAGTAAATGAATGCCTTGAATGTTTTTATAATCACTCTGATGAGCATCCACATGGATGGGGATTAGCGACTATGCAATCCGATGAATTTGTTATACAAAAAGAGCCAGTAAAAGCAACATGCAGTCAACACTTAAAAAGCATTTTGTCCAATCCTATTGTTGGTAAAAATGTATTCGCTCACATCAGGTTAGCTACGGTAGGTGAAATCATATCTCCCAATTGCCACCCATTTATCGAAGCTGATGATAACAATAGATCATGGATGTTAATACATAATGGAACCATTTTCGATTTTCCAGAACTTGATAAATATAAGGATGTAGAAAATGGAGATACTGATTCTGAGCGAATATTACTTTACATAATAGATAAAGTCAATGAATTTGAAAATAACAAAGGTGCTCCGTCAACAATCAAAGAACGATTTAACCTCTTGTCAGATATTGTAGCAGACTTGTCAAAAAACAATAAATTGAATCTTATGATTTATGATGGAGATTTGACTTATATTCATTCTAATATGAAAGAATCTTTATATTACTTGAAAAATGATGAAGGATTTTTAGTGGCTTCAAATCCAGTCAATGATGATGATGGATGGAAAGAGGTTGAACTGAATAAATTATTTGGTTTGATTGACGGAAATATCATTTTTGAAAGTGAAGAGCATGAAAATGAATTTGTATTCACAGATTTTCATGAAAATGCCATTAAAGAATTTTTAAAAACAGTAAATTCGGTTGAGAATAATGATTAGCAACGAACAGGTCAAAAATAAATTATATGATGAATTTATAAAACCAACAAATAACGAAAAAAATTTCATTGGTATTGAAATAGAAATTCCAATCATTAATCTTGAAAAAAAAGCTGTAGACTTTGATGTGGTTCATAAGATTACAAAAGAATTCCAAAATCACTATAATGATTTTAAAGATGATGG encodes the following:
- a CDS encoding class I SAM-dependent methyltransferase, giving the protein MVAEKITQCMKPHGEEGIETIENMNENHKEISKFAFSLIQVDSGDKILDIGCGGGVNIEKFLKLTSGNVDGLDYSEVSVAESIKRNQKAVDEGRCEVMHADVSSMPIEDESYDIVSAFETVYFWPDIKETFKEVSRIIKPDGQFMIAQGTDGNHPDDEKWLSSVEGMHLYTAPELEKYLLDAGFKKVKSQVKKNDYILVVIAQK
- a CDS encoding ABC transporter substrate-binding protein, whose amino-acid sequence is MDNKIIAIIIAIIVIAVGAYLVLGAGGEEVTIGYLPSDHDAALFVADAQGQYEANGIHTKLVQFNNGGDLMTAMASGDVDVGYVGITPVLSSIAKGVPVKVISAAQTEGSGIVVAKDSGIDDVSDLEGKKIATPGEASIQHMLLTYYLEQNGMSISDLKVSAMKVPSMNDALKTGKIDGMITFEPYVSIAEKNGAKVLAGSQDILPDHPCCVVVASDKFIETHPNETQKILEIHENATDFINNNTDEAAGMLPSDIVSDVEVEKVSMSSFPFISGLNESYKQDVMDFMNLEVDLGILKKPISEEDIFWQGS
- a CDS encoding class II glutamine amidotransferase, with the translated sequence MCEIFCFNSNTPKQVNECLECFYNHSDEHPHGWGLATMQSDEFVIQKEPVKATCSQHLKSILSNPIVGKNVFAHIRLATVGEIISPNCHPFIEADDNNRSWMLIHNGTIFDFPELDKYKDVENGDTDSERILLYIIDKVNEFENNKGAPSTIKERFNLLSDIVADLSKNNKLNLMIYDGDLTYIHSNMKESLYYLKNDEGFLVASNPVNDDDGWKEVELNKLFGLIDGNIIFESEEHENEFVFTDFHENAIKEFLKTVNSVENND